The Planctomycetia bacterium nucleotide sequence GCGAGTGCGCGACCGGCAGCACTTCGAGCACCTGATGCGGAAGTATTTGCCGCAGCATGGCAACGTGAGATATACGCTACGGAACACGTAGCGCGAGGATTGGGGGCAAGAGCTGCGCTACGGTGCTGCCGAGGGTATTCACCCTCGGCTATTGAAGGAACGCTTAGCGAACTCTCATAAAACAAGAGCGTTATGCCGGCGGAATCGCTTCGCCTCGGATCAAATCATCCGGCGTCTGTCGCGCGCGGATTAGGTGGGCTGCGCCGTTGCGTAGCAGCACCTCGGCTGCGAGCGGCTTGCTGTTGTAGTTCGAGCCCATTGCGAAGCCATATGCCCCGGCACACTCGATCAACAGCAACTCACCGACTTGCGCCGTCGGCAGACTTCGGGACCGCACGTAGCCCCCTTCTTCTTGCGTAAAGATATCGCCCGACTCGCAGAGCGGTCCGCCGACGACGACCTCGGCCGCCGGTCGTGCCGTTCCCGAAGCTGCAACGGCGGAATCATCGCTCGCCGCCGCACTCGCATCGTCCAACGGGCCCGGCACGATCGACATCGGATGGTGCGAGCCGTAGAGGATCGGTCGCGCAAGATTGTTGAAGCCGGCATCGAGCAGGTAGAACGTGTTCTTACCCATCTGCTTGATCGCCCGAATTTCCGTCAGCAGCGATCCGCTTTCGGCGACCAAGTAGCGACCCGGCTCGATTTCCAACGTCAGCTTGTGGCCGAATTTCGCTTCCAGTCGCTTCCGCGAAGCATCCCAGAGCTCGAAATAGTGCGCGACGTCGACGTACGTGTCGCCGGGCTTGTAGATCGTCGGCAAGCCGCCGCCGGCGCTGATCGTCGTCAACGTTCGGCCGACTTCCGCGGCCAGCTTCTCCATCGCTCCGCAAACTTGCGACAGGTGCTCGAGGTCGGTGCCCGAGCCGATGTGCAAATGCAGGCCGGTTACGGTGAGCCCGTTACGATCGGCGATGCGCAAACATTCGTCGAGTTGCTCATGCCAGATGCCGTGCTTCGACTGCTCGCCGCCGGTGTTCGTCTTCTGGCTGTGCCCGTGGCCGAAGCCCGGATTGATCCGGAGTGTGACATCGCCGCCGGGCTTGCGCTTGCCGTACTGCTCCAGCATGTCGGGCGAACCGCAATTCACATGAATGTCGTAC carries:
- the lysA gene encoding diaminopimelate decarboxylase; the encoded protein is MTSDRFPSTRTQLAGVSLREIARKFGTPTYVYDEASIVEKIQDLKAFDVVRFAQKACSNIAILDVVRRNGVLVDAVSAGEIHRAIKAGFEPHAKADGGASHPIVYTADIFDRESLDAVVKYDIHVNCGSPDMLEQYGKRKPGGDVTLRINPGFGHGHSQKTNTGGEQSKHGIWHEQLDECLRIADRNGLTVTGLHLHIGSGTDLEHLSQVCGAMEKLAAEVGRTLTTISAGGGLPTIYKPGDTYVDVAHYFELWDASRKRLEAKFGHKLTLEIEPGRYLVAESGSLLTEIRAIKQMGKNTFYLLDAGFNNLARPILYGSHHPMSIVPGPLDDASAAASDDSAVAASGTARPAAEVVVGGPLCESGDIFTQEEGGYVRSRSLPTAQVGELLLIECAGAYGFAMGSNYNSKPLAAEVLLRNGAAHLIRARQTPDDLIRGEAIPPA